The following proteins are encoded in a genomic region of Bacillus sp. Marseille-Q1617:
- the vrrA gene encoding VrrA/YqfQ family protein — protein sequence MPPRGRMRMQNQQQGNPFGMMPRQGGRSPFGLRQPGEMRNPFGMRSPSAPPFQIGQQMNGFMGEQGPAPMNMQGMPGGRRKGRGGGLLAKLLKKGDRGNQQGGILEQFSRGDSRGAAPGFERGPGAAAGASTIGNLLNPGNISSFLSNTQQVLNAAQQFGPMIQQYGPMVKNLPALWKLYRGFKDLSADESPSGDAKNEEDELEADLEETDVKEPKKKRKVKKEVAIEEEAEVRRPKKKSPAGSSKPKLYI from the coding sequence TTTGGAATGATGCCCCGACAAGGAGGAAGAAGCCCATTCGGGTTGAGGCAGCCGGGTGAAATGAGAAACCCGTTCGGAATGAGATCACCATCTGCTCCTCCATTTCAGATAGGTCAGCAGATGAACGGATTCATGGGTGAACAGGGCCCCGCCCCCATGAATATGCAAGGAATGCCCGGAGGCAGAAGAAAAGGACGCGGTGGCGGACTCCTTGCGAAATTATTAAAGAAAGGTGATAGAGGTAATCAGCAAGGAGGCATTCTTGAACAATTCAGCAGAGGCGATTCAAGAGGAGCCGCCCCTGGATTCGAACGTGGACCAGGTGCGGCAGCGGGGGCATCCACCATCGGAAATTTACTTAATCCAGGCAATATCAGCTCTTTTCTTTCCAATACACAACAGGTCCTGAATGCAGCCCAGCAATTCGGTCCGATGATCCAGCAATATGGCCCGATGGTAAAGAACCTGCCAGCACTGTGGAAGCTTTACCGCGGTTTCAAGGACCTATCGGCTGATGAATCTCCTTCAGGGGATGCAAAGAACGAAGAAGACGAACTAGAGGCAGATCTAGAGGAAACAGACGTAAAGGAGCCTAAGAAAAAAAGGAAAGTGAAGAAAGAAGTGGCTATTGAAGAAGAAGCCGAGGTACGGCGCCCAAAGAAAAAGTCCCCTGCTGGAAGTTCGAAGCCTAAACTATATATTTAA